AGCCAGTCTGTCTGCTATGACATCCACCGGTATCCTCCTGAAATCATACTTCTGACATCTGGACGATATAGTTATCGGAATCTTGTGAGATTCAGTGGTCGCCAGTATAAATATAACATATGAAGGTGGCTCCTCCAGAGTCTTAAGCAGAGCGTTGAAGGCTCCAGGTGAGAGCATATGAACCTCGTCTATGATATATACCTTGTATTTTCCCTCAGTAGGTGGGTAGGCAACCTCTTCACGGATCTGTCGTATGTTGTCGACACCATTGTTGGATGCCGCATCTATCTCTATAACATTCAGAGAAGATCCATCAGCTATTGCACGGCAGCTTGCACACTCATTACACGGACTTCCGTCAACCGGATGTTCACAGTTACATGCCTTTGCAAATATCTTTGCTATAGATGTCTTTCCTGTTCCTCTCGTTCCACAAAATAAAAAGGCATGACCAAGTCTATCATTCTTAATCTGGTTTCTAAGAGTGGTAACTATATGATCCTGCCCCTTTACCTCATCAAAAGTATCAGGTCTCCATTTTCTATATAAAGCTACATACGACATGTCACTACCTACCTTTTTGTACGATAAAATGTGATTACACCCATAGCCCATGACATATATCCTTATATATCTGGATTTAGGGAAACTCATACACAGACTATTATATCTGAATTTACATTTTATATCAATCAGATAAGCAATATTTGGACAGTGTATTCCACGCCCCCTATTCTGAGGACGTCTCCTCCGGACAAAGGCCAATATCTATCTTTGCACATACATATCTCATTTACATATGTACCGTTTGTAGAAGAAAGATCCTTCACATATATCCTGCCGTTCTTCTCACCGATGACGGCATGTCTTCGGCTTATACTCCTGTCGTTTATGACGACATCAGCCGAGCCATCCCTGCCTACCGTCTGCTCACCTCCGGCCATATGTATCTCGAGTTTTTCTCCGCTCTGCCTGCCAGTCAGCTCCACCGATATATGTGCTGTCCGATTTTCTTCATGAACATCCGCAGCAAGTAGCGTGGTATCATCATCAGTATCATCAGGTTTCCTGAGTATCTGGGTTCCCTCACTCAAATTTACAGGAGGATTCATCGGATTTTGATCCACAGTTCTGTGCACATATTTTTCTGTATTTTGCCACTCGCTAATATATGATCCATCTTCCACCACGTCCGGATTACACGTCTGCCGCCTCAACATCTTCAATCCAGACGGATCACTGGTCATAACGGCTGGTGAACCAGGCATACCAACAGTCTCATCAGACACACCGGCGGCTATACCAGCCGACGCACCAGCTGGCACTCCAGCACTCCGAGGCATGGCGACATCATCCTTCCTCCGAAGCTCCAAATATAAAAACAGCTCAATGGCTGCCACCGCAACCGCCAGCATGAGCAGGCGAACATCCGCAATGTGTCCATAAACTGCACTTTGAAACACTGCCAGCCCAAGTCCCGCAGCTATAGTTATAACAAAGAGGATCAACAGCCATCTGTTTCTTAAATTCGACAAGTTCTTACATTCGAACGTTTTCCTACGCAAAAACAGATTTTCTCTTCTTGTGCCAGACTCACCAGCCAGCACAACACTGTTCATAGGCGCAGCTTCATCGCCAAACAACATGTCTTTCAGCGCATCATACTCATCACTGTTTCCACTGACCTCGCCGTGTTTTCCAAAGGCAGCTTTTTTTTCTCTGCATAAGACCTGCTTCTGCATCTCGCACACATCTTCACGCAATTTCTCCATATCAAAGTTGTCCATAACCACGGTCTCATACACTCCATACATGAAATCCACCAGTTTTCCATCACTGTGATCTATCCGTCGTATTATCTCCTCCGACAGATGTCTTACCTGCTTTTTCACATTCATATGCGCCCCCGGTGCATACACAAAACGGCACTCTTCCAAACCGACACTACAGAATATATATTCCGGTTTCAGCATGAGATTATCAGGATCGAGCATGTACTCCTCCGCCTCAACTACAGCATTGCATGCCGCCCCCATTACCGAGAGTGTCTGCTTTGCCGTAAGGAAATTTGCCTGCATATAATCCTTAAGACTCTTCTTTCCGTTTATCTTGTTATAGAGGAGCATTCTGCCGTCTATCGACCTGAACTCCGGCTGTATTATCCCTTCTACGAAATTGTTATAGAGCATATCAATCTCATATGAATTGACACTGTCCATCTCAGCTTCAACCACAAAAAATGAGTTTACACCTTCATTCTGACAGTAATTTACCATATGACTGCCACCTCCTCAGATTATTGCCTGTATTCCTGATCTCCCTCATTGTCTCAACTTTTTTACTCTTTTTATTCTCATCCACAAACTGTCCAATCCCGGGATATCTCTCCGTATAACTCACCTCATTCACACAGATTCCAAGCACCGCACTCGCCATGACGCCATGCTCGATTGCCCCCGTGTCTGTCATATATGACCTTGCCTCAACCTGCCCGGCAAACGTCGTCTTTTCTTCCACATTTGTCCTTATGACACTCTCTGCTGTCTGAGTGTCATCAGCATCTCCAAGCAGAATATATTCTTCTCTGTTGTAAAGCACTGTATATGCCTCCCCCGCCGCCACAGAATAGTTCATAACTATCACAAATAGATTGATCACCACAAATACTACACCGATCAAAACAGGTGTTATAAGACTCATTTCGATCATTAATGATCCTTCGTCATCCATCTTCACTTTACATTCCCCCTTCACCACAGTTTGAACACGGTCTCATATCCCCTATGTCATCCTTCTTCACTCTGTATACAGTACGCTTAAGTCCCGGACATTCCAGGGAATAATGATACTTATCCCCGCTCTGCGTTACATACAGAGTTCCACGACTTCGGTATCTCGCACACAGGCTGCACTGGGTAAGGCCTTCGCATTCCTTCTCAGCCGCGGTATATGAAACCTGCCTTATATTCAATTTTATATGAAAACAGCTTCTTGACTTGTGATAGACGTCACCGTTTTCCGCAACATATACATATGTACCCTCTGAATCTGCATCATTTGCCTTGTCATATCCCAGAAATGCTCTCTGGCGTATCCGTTCCTCGCACGGTATAGTCACATTGCCAATTACCGGAATACTGATCCTGATATCATATTCCAGCTTCACATATATGCAGTCATCGGCTTTTAACTCCGACTGTACTATGTTCAATCCAGAAAAGCTCCCGGCAACATATCTGTCAATCATATTCTGATCATCTATATAATCCCGCAGTTTTTTGTTTGCCGTGACCAGCGATACACCATCCTTGAACACCTCTGCTTCTCTTCCGGCATCCACACCATTCTCTATCTGTCTCCCAAGAAAACTGTACTCCGCCATATAAAGTGCAGTCTCATGCAGCCCCTCATACACTATTCCTCTGGTGTGGACCGCTCCTGCGACGCTCACTATTCCCAGCATCGCAAATATAAACACTGGCAGCACCATTGCAGCCTCAACACTTGCGCTTCCACGTCCAGAAAGAGTTGTCTTATATATCCTCCTGCCCGTTTTCTTCACGCTGCGGATATTTCTGATATGCGCTTGGAGAGGCGATCTGATCTTAAAATAAATAAATGGGATAACATTTTTGGAAATAAAAATATTTGCTATTAAGTTTTTAAAAAATGTTTTAATAATTTTTTTAGGATTATCATATCCGAGCCTGGCAACATGACAGGAGAACATATAACACCCCCTTTCCGAACGTTTTCGCCTACTTTTTAATACCCCGTTGATATCCTGAACCCGTGGCGGTAATAGCCGTCATCTATGCCATTTATCTCCGGAAAACTCTCTATGAATGGGGCAAATTTTTTCCTTTGCTCTATATCCACATCAATAGAAAATCCATATATCATATTCTTCATATCAAATGTCTCATCCTCCTGAGACAAATTTAGCTGTATCATATCTGCCATCCTGTAATATATGTCATTGTGTTTTTCAGCCAGCAAAATCGCCAGATATCCCTTGTAGCCTATGGCATCCGCCCCTTCATAGTCCTCATTCTGCATCGTGAGCAGATCTCCAAGGCTGTCTATATCCGTCTTCCACGTTTTTGAAGTCTTGATAAACTGCACATTATTCCCACACAGCATGCACCTTATGTCCGCAAGAGTCTCCGCATATGCCCAGCATCCGGCCAGCAGATATTTCACTGCAGAATATGTAACGCCCGGCAGCAGTGACAGCACAAATGCTATTGAATCTATGGCTGCCATCTTACTATCATCCGATAGAAGATATGCCAGATTTACCGGGAGACGGTGCGCTATGATCCTGTTCACAACACCTTTCAGATTGTCCCTGTCATTGTCCTTTCCCGCTATCATGTACTCAACCTCGCACTCCGCCGGCCGCTCCGCTTTCTTTGATGTGTATGTGTTGAACATCTCAATGGCATAACAGATTCCATAGAAATCATCTGTGACTCCCGTTTCATCCACAGCATCCCAATTGCCAAGCTGTTTTTTGAACGCATCAAGATCGTCAAATTCTATATCGGTCCACTTCTCATCGGCATCATTCCTGCTTCCCGACGGAAGATCCTCCTCACTGTAACTGGCGTCAGACGGTTCACCTCCTGACGGAGTTACTATTTTCAAGATTCCTCCCCGGAGTGTATGTTTAAGAACGTTCCTTGGATCCGTGCCTATCCACAGACTGTCGGTCGAGCTCTCATCATCCTGCCCATTGTCTATAGTGGTTTTCGTGTCCGTTCCTGCTTTTCTTTCAGTGGTTATCATCTCTAGAAGATCCTTTATGCCCTCTGTTTCTATATATATTTTCATATATTCTGTTATCTGCTTTTTCATATTTTCGCAGTCATTCTCAAGAAGCCCTCTGCAGTCGGCAAGCTCCACACTTTTCACCGTCATATCATAGTCATCACTCCCGTCAAATGTATATTCAAGGTAATCTTCTGCCATCTCCTCCATCTTTCCTTCCCCCTGTCCACCAAAATTCCTGTCAACAGCCAGCAGATGATATTCATCAAACAGTCTTCTGTTGTACGCCGCCTTGATTTCCTGGGCGGCACCATCAGCTGCCTCCGCAGCCCTGGCACCGCCCATACTGACTCTTACCATCTCCACAGATGTCAGGCCAAGTATCAGCAGGGACAGCAGCACAAGACACAGAAACACTGTAACCTGTCCTTTATTTCCCATATGTCCTCCGCTCTGTCATCATCAATAAATCTTCTTCGCATTCTTGTTTATGGAGTTCCAGATATTGTTTACCAGAGAGGTTATCTGCTGTTTAAATACTATGCACATCGCTATGAGGACCACCATTATAAGGATTATCTCAACCACTCCCATTCCTGACTCGTCTTCCATAAAATCATTCCATCTCTTCATAATTATTTTCCTCCTTGATTATTTTTCTGCTTTACATACTCTTTCTAAAAACTCATCACAGCTGGCAATACAACTATCACCATCACTACGCCGAGCAATACTATCATAGGAAACAACAGTCTCGTTCCTGCTTCCTCACCCTTCTTCCGGGCTAGCTCTTTCCTCGTCTGAAGCGCTGCCTGTTCCTCCCCCGCCATCATGATCATTATATCCTTCGTCCCTTTGCTGACATTCTGTGACAGCATTGACATAAGCTTCATGTATACCGGAATATTGATACGATGCCCCATATTGTAATATGCCTCGCCTTCTGGAATCCCGGCCTGTATCTCATTTAACGTGTATCGGAGTTCCTTCATAAGAGCGCTCTCATCATCATTCTGTACCATTCTCACAAATGAACCTCTTATAGTCACTCCTGCTCCCAGATAAAGGATCAGCCTGTCGACCAATTCAGGATAGTCAATCATGAGCTGCTGTTTCCTCTCCTTCTCCTGCTTTGAAAGCTTTGCCCTCGCGCCCATCCAGATGCATACTGCTGAGATGATACCCAGAAATATCACCGGTATAGCACCAGAACCGCCAGCCGTATCTTCAATGCTGTATCCCTCTATCTCCGAGGGGAGTTCTATCCGTCCGGAAGCCCTGTTCTCCATCTGGGTGTTTTTCACAAAATCGGAAATAGCCTTTTCAGCCTTCTCACCAGCATCAAGCACCCGCCCTGTAACACGGATGTTATATTCCCGCTCCGCGCTGTGCTCTCCATAGGACAAAACAGCCGTGAGCTTCACCAGTTCCGCGTCACCCTCATCACTCTTCAGCAATTTGCCTGTGGATGTCACAACATCCTGATCACTGCTTATCCATGCCACGTCAAGGCCTGTATCATCAAGTCTCTCTGGCAGATCCAGATCACTCTGAATACAGTCCGCACTCTCGTTCTCTCCGAGATAAATTTCCTCTATCTCTGTAAATCCTAGGTCAAACACATCCTCCAGCTCCGACTCGTCATACTCGATCGGTAGCACATCTACATTTACCTGTTTCTTCTGGCCATCAACCTCTGTCTCCAGTGTCTTGGTACCCTTATCACCCCCATAACCCGGCCTGTCAATTACCACCGTTTCAGGTCGCAGAGCGGTCCTGCCCCACAACAAAACTGCAAGCACCACCGAAGCAAGAACGACCACCAAGATCATGGATATCCTTTCCACATATACCCCACGGCACTTTGTTCTTGCATCCGCATCCGTGCAAGTGTATCCCCTCTTTATCCTCTGTATCGTCTTGTCCATATCCACATGCTTTTCCACCATGTCATAAATGATTCCCGCTAATTTTCTCAGCACGCTCTCACCGCCTTACACCCTTATATTTGTTATCTTTCGTCCCCAGGCCACCATCAGGAATATAACGATCAGGCAGACGGACATCGCGGCTATCCCAAATACATTTCCATACAGAGCATTCATATATCCCGGATTACACACCCGCATATAGAGAACTATCACAAATGGCATAGCAGACATTATGTTGTACTCCATCCGCTTTGCCGTTACCATCGTGTCGATCTCATCCTCCACCTCCAGCCTTTCCTCGATGGTCTGTACCATCTTCTTCATCATCTTTATGAGGTTTCCACCGGATCTGCCCGCTACCGCAGACACTTTGGCAAACTCCATGACATCATCAAGCCCCGATCTCTCAGCAAAATTCTTTAAAAGGATCTTCATATCGGTATTCATCTCAAGTCCCGCTATGATCATTTTGATTTCCCCCTGAATATAAGATCTACCCTGATACAGTCCCTCCATTTCCTGGTACACAGGCACAAAGGCCTTTTCCATAGAGTATCCGGCCGCCATATTCGCCGCCAGGGAAAGCAGCATCTCCTTGAATTCCATATTCAGCTTTTTCTGCATCCTTATACATTTACTCCGCGAGACCATCCTGAACATGGCGAGCAATCCCGGAACGCCTACAACACACACTGCTGCATTGTCATAAAACAACACTGCTATCGCCGCAGTCACAACCATATATGTGATAGCAATACCTATCTTTTCACCGGCTTTCAGCCTGTATACTCTGTAATCGGTCATACTGCCATCACTCCTGCTCCTGTGGGTTCCTTTGTCACTCTTATAAATCCTGCCGACATGAGTTTTGCCGTGTTGTGCAGATCATTTATTTTCTCCAATGTTCCTACTATCCGGCCATCTTCCAGCCCTCTCTCCCTAAACTCAAATAATTTATTCACCACAAATTCACCTCCTTCCAATCCGATCACCTCACATATCTCAAGGCATCTTCTTGATTTATCTCTTAGTCTTCCCAACTGGATTATTATGTCCACCGCTGATGCTATCTGCTGTCTTATAGCCAGCACCGGCATGTCAGCTCCCATAAGTACCATCGTCTCAAGCCTTGTCAGCATATCTCTGCTGGAGTTTGCATGCCCGGTGGACAGTGAGCCGTCATGGCCTGTATTCATAGCCGTGAGCATGTCAATTGCCGCCGCATCTCTGACCTCACCAACAATGATTCGCGATGGGCGCATTCTTAGACTTGTCTTGATAAGATCTCTTATGCTCACCGCATTTTCGCCTTCAACATTTGCACTTCTCGATTCAAGACTCACAAGATTGTCTATGCCCGTGAGCTGAAGCTCCGCCGAATCCTCTATGGTCACTATCCTCTCATCGTGTGGTATATACCCCGACAGAGCATTGAGAAATGTAGTCTTACCCGCACCAGTTCCGCCGGACACGATAATATTATATCCAGACACCACAAGCTTCCTGAGAAACTCTGCAACCTCAGTTGTTATTGAACCCAGTTGCAGAAGTCTCTCCATGGTCATTCCCTCCTTTGGGAATTTCCTTATTGTCATGACACAGCCGCCAAGGCTCACAGGGGGAAGAACCACGTTAACTCTTGATCCATCCTTCAGCCTGGCATCGACTATCGGAAACGACTCGTTTACCAGCCTGTTGCACTCTGCAACAATATGCTGGATTACCGACTTCAGTCTCTCCTCACTCTCAAATGTCCTGTCATAACGACACAACCTGCCAGCCCTCTCTATAAAAATATTGTCTGCGCCATTTATCATGATCTCCGTTATACTGTCATCATCAAGCATGTCCGAAAGCACATCCAGTCTTCTGAGGCTGTTGAACAGATCCCGTTTTATCTCTACCTTATCTCTGACACTCAGCGGTTTCTCCAAAGAATACTCAAGTATGCACATGTCGATAACACCACGTACCTGATCATCCTCTATATCACCAGATAGGTCTATGGTCTGCATGACCTTCGTTCTGATATTCTGCATATATTCACTATTTACCATTTGTCCATCACCTGGCTCTCAATGAATCTAATCATCTCCGCACTTCCCGGTGCAGCGTCTGGTACCCGGACCCGTTTCATCCTTTTTGCGACTTTTCCCAACTCCTCCGATTCGAGTAGCCTTTCAAATGTCCTGATCTTTTCCTGCGACTGCTCATCCGGCAGTTCAGGGACCACTATCACATCCAGAGCAGACAGCACAGACAGATCCTTTAGAACCGCCTGTCCAATATCAAGCACTATGGTCGTGTATCTTCCCCACACTCTTAGCTGTTCCAGCATCCACTCAACGTCAGATCTGTCAAGCTCCATGGCATCCAGATACGACCGCATGTATCCAAGGACACTGTAATCGTCAAGCTGCACTGTATTTTCACCTACATAATCCGTAAATCCGTCCGATCGCTCCTTTATGAGATATATGACATTCGATACCACATCTTCCCTGTCCTCAAATGAACTGAATTCTTCCAGACCTATATACAGCCCCCCACGGACCTCGTCATTCATGCACAGGCTTATCGCAAGCTTTGTCTTCCCGCATCTACCAACCGGAGATATAACACCATAGGATCTGAACAGCTTCCGCCTTCTCTCCGGCACATCGGCATCCATGTACTTCATAACTGCCCGGACTATATCCCTCGCCTTAGAGTACTTGAACAACACTCCGGGAACATTCCCACCGCCTGACTGTTCACCATATTCCAATGAACCAGACTCCGCTGATCCCCCGAACCATCCTTCGCCATATTTTGATATCTCCGAACCGGAATCTGTCCCGGCAGGTCTCTTTCCCGAAAGCACCACACATCTCTGCCCACGAAGTTCCTGCCATATATCTACATACAATTTCTCATCGATCAGCAATATATCCAGACTGTTTGCACGCAGATACCCCTGCAATTCATCGCGTCCAGAAAACGCCAACGCTAGAAACGGATTTTCCCTGTCTGAATTGATATGATTCATCAGACTCATCATGTAAGCCTTGTCATCATCATATATTCCTACTTTGTACTGCTGAATTGTCTCACCTCCATCAAATTCATCAAATACATCAATTTCATTCAACCACCCAAACAACCCTCAAAGGGTTGTGGCATAGTATAGTATTCCACCCAATATAGCGGCAGAAAAATGTACTCGTCTCTTTCCTACTCTCGAACATTCTGTTCTGTCTGATAATTTCTTACGATTCGTAATTGATAAAATAAACTCTTTTAAAAGATAAATAATAGAAATTACTCCCCCGGCCAAAAAGGAGTAGATCATAACCCTGTATATGTCCAGACCAACAAACGATCCGGCAACCGCCAGAAGTTTGATATCCCCGGCCCCCAAGGCTTTGATTAGAAATAATACATATAAGATCACCACCGGAATCACACATCCCTTTGCGCTGCTGAGGAGCCCTTCAGGCAATCCCCTCACAACAGCCGAAACGACAAATCCCTGTATCAGCCCCACAGCCACCAGTTTATTCGGAATCTTCCAACTCCGGAAATCAGTGACGACTGCCATACTGACCGTAGCGATCAATGGTATCAAAAAAATTATAAGCTGCTGTCCTCCTCTCTCTAAGTGGTAAGCACACATTACACCCCCATGAACCCTTTGTAAAGGGGTTGATTTATAAACAAATTTTTACTAATTTGTCCTTTTAATTTTTTGTAAAGTGTACTTTTTTACCCGCGCATTTTGCCGATATTTGCACAGTTCCAAAGGAGTCCAGCAAATACGCCATATAAAAGAAAGACCGTATATGACTGTCCCGATCTTATCAGACTGTCACACACGGTTTTCACTAGATTTTTTAACTTATCGGATTATGTCCTTTTTGATATCAATACTGGTTATTACTGTTTTTTCTCGCCGTCATCGCCTCGTCTATCGACTGTATCTCGCTGCGGCTTATCTCTATACTGTCCTTTAGAACACGTATATTGTTGAAATACTGCATCAGTTCCTGTGGTGGGTTACCCTTCGCCTGCTCATAAAAATACTTTCCGATCTCCACCATATTCCTGTCTATCATCTGGATCTCGTTGCTGATCTTGTTATTCAGCTTTGCTTTCTGTGCTGCATCTTTTGTCTCATCCACTGCATTATTTGCAAATTTCTTTGTCTTATTAAATACGTCCTGAAAAAAGTCTGCCATATCTCATTTTCCTCCATTATATTTATACAAAAAAGACCGGGAATGCGTGCAATGCACCTTTATCCCCGATCTTTTCTCTTTTATAGATTACTTACAGATCCATCGTATGCTCTGTAATCACATACTCTGTCATCATATGATCTGTCACAGCCTGACCGATATCTACTCGTCTATGTACTTGTTGAGGGTATCAACAACATCATTGAGATTGTATGGCTTTGCGATATAATCGTCCAGCTGATTCTCCAGAATCCTCTCCTTATCCCCGAACATTGCTCTGGCTGTAACTGCGATTATAGGAAGTCTCTTTCTCTTTTCCTTACGCTCTATCTCTCTGATCTCCTGTGTAGCTGCTATACCATCCATGACTGGCATCTGTACATCAAACAGAGCCGCGTCATATATCTTCGTCTTGAAAAGCTCAACTGCCTTCTGACCATTCTCCGCTATATCGTATGAGAAACCTGCCATACCGAGGAGCTTTCCGATAACCTGCTGGTTGACCGGTTCATCCTCTGCGACAAGAATCCTTGCCTTGCTGTGTGCATTGATGGAGAATACAGCCGGCTCCTCCTTCTCCTGAAGGAACTCATCCGCCGCATCAGCGCCCTTGATGACCTTAAGTGGTATCTCAACGATGAATGTGGAACCAATGTCTTCCTTGCTCTGTACTGTGATGTTACCACCCATGAGCTCTACGATCTGCTTCGTGATAACGAGTCCAAGTCCTGAACCGCCGTACTTTCTTGTATCGGATGCATCAACCTGACTGAATCTTATGAACAACTTGCTCATATTCGCCTCGGAGATACCGATACCTGTATCTGCAACTGCCATCCTTATCTTGATCTTATTCTCTCCGTCATCCATGGATGCGATCTTGACTCTTACACTTCCCTCAGATGTAAACTTGATCGCATTTGAAAGGAGACAGTTGAGAACCTGCTGGATCCTCTGTCCATCACCGCGGACAAGCTTTGGAATATTGCTGCCAAATGAACAGTCGAGCTGCAGTCCCTTGTTCGTTGCAATAGGAACCTGTGCAGCTACCGTATCTTCAATAGCTGTCCTGATATCAAATGTCTCTTCTTTGATCTTGTACTTTCCTGCCTCAAGCTTGCTTATATCAAGGATATCATTGATAAGTCTGAGCAGAGTGTCTGCACAATTCTTAGCTGTTATGAGGTTATCCCTGTAATCTGCCTGAAGGTCTTCCGCCATAAGTGTAAGCTGGAGCATACCGAGAATTCCGTTGATAGGAGTTCTTATCTCATGACTCATATTTGCAAGGAACTCAGCCTGAGTCTTATATGCAGCATTGGCATCCACTATAGCCTTGCTTAGTTTCTCCTCAGTCTCTTTCTGCTTTGTAACATCGATTACTACCATGTTGATGTAATCAGCCTCGGACTTATACATAACCGTGTTGAACACCTTCTGAAGTGACTCCATGGTGATTTCAACATCCATGAGGTCTCCCTCCTTGGTGCCCGAGTTATTGTATGCTGTGAACCAGGCATTTATATCCTGAAGGACCTCTATCTTGCTCTCCTTGAGGATCTTATCCTTGTAGTCTGACACATCAAGCTTGAAATACTCTCCAAATATCTCATTGGCATCAACTATCTCATAACTCGTTCCATTTACCGGATCATTTATTATCTTCGCCTGAGCAAATCCGATAGGAAGATTCATGAACAGTTTCTTGTACTTGTCACTCTTGTTCGCAGCTCCTGCTCTGCCTCCTCCAAAAGCAAGCATGATCAGCACTGCTGCCACCGCTGCCAGAACACCGCAAATGATAGCTCCCACTCCAACATTTGCTATGCCAAGCACTCCGGCGAGCAGCGCCAGAACTGCCACGACAATGGCAAGCGGTTTAATCCCAATTTCCTTAATTTTGTCCATTAATGCACCTCTGTTCCTATAAATATTTTCTGTAAATAGTGCTTTTATACACATAAAATATGTTTACGAGCAACCACATAGTTACATTATATTATAAATAACAAACCAGGTCAACGCTCACATCGTTTTTTATGCTGAAATTTTCACAAAAAATATTCATCATTTTGTACAATATAGACTATATTTTCATTTTGACACATCCTGATCTTTCTGATTGTTTTTATACAGCTTCTCGGCAAGCTTCATCGCCTCCTCAAGCTTTGTTGTGTCCTCCTCAAATATATACTCATCGGACTCCCCATTGTCACCCCCGTTCTGAGGATTCTTATTCCAGTGATCTGCATCTATGACATCCTCATTCTGTTCTTCCTCGCTCTGGATATCTGCTTCCCCCGCGGCATCGCTGGCTGCAGTTTCCTTCTTAGCAGCTTTTATACTCTTCTTTTTTTCCTTTATAGTCTTCGCGTTCATAAGGAATGCGAACACGAGCCATCCAATAAGCGTGAACAATATTCCCGGCTTAAGCCCCCTAGGGAAATACTTAAACACTATCGTGTGGGCACCCGCCTTGAGGTCAAGTGCTATGAACGCACCCGCAACAGTCTGGATCTCGGTCTTCTTTCCATCGACATAAGCAGTCCATCCGGAATCGTACGGTATCGAGGT
This sequence is a window from Coprococcus eutactus. Protein-coding genes within it:
- a CDS encoding CpaF family protein, whose translation is MVNSEYMQNIRTKVMQTIDLSGDIEDDQVRGVIDMCILEYSLEKPLSVRDKVEIKRDLFNSLRRLDVLSDMLDDDSITEIMINGADNIFIERAGRLCRYDRTFESEERLKSVIQHIVAECNRLVNESFPIVDARLKDGSRVNVVLPPVSLGGCVMTIRKFPKEGMTMERLLQLGSITTEVAEFLRKLVVSGYNIIVSGGTGAGKTTFLNALSGYIPHDERIVTIEDSAELQLTGIDNLVSLESRSANVEGENAVSIRDLIKTSLRMRPSRIIVGEVRDAAAIDMLTAMNTGHDGSLSTGHANSSRDMLTRLETMVLMGADMPVLAIRQQIASAVDIIIQLGRLRDKSRRCLEICEVIGLEGGEFVVNKLFEFRERGLEDGRIVGTLEKINDLHNTAKLMSAGFIRVTKEPTGAGVMAV
- a CDS encoding P-loop NTPase family protein encodes the protein MNEIDVFDEFDGGETIQQYKVGIYDDDKAYMMSLMNHINSDRENPFLALAFSGRDELQGYLRANSLDILLIDEKLYVDIWQELRGQRCVVLSGKRPAGTDSGSEISKYGEGWFGGSAESGSLEYGEQSGGGNVPGVLFKYSKARDIVRAVMKYMDADVPERRRKLFRSYGVISPVGRCGKTKLAISLCMNDEVRGGLYIGLEEFSSFEDREDVVSNVIYLIKERSDGFTDYVGENTVQLDDYSVLGYMRSYLDAMELDRSDVEWMLEQLRVWGRYTTIVLDIGQAVLKDLSVLSALDVIVVPELPDEQSQEKIRTFERLLESEELGKVAKRMKRVRVPDAAPGSAEMIRFIESQVMDKW
- a CDS encoding A24 family peptidase encodes the protein MIPLIATVSMAVVTDFRSWKIPNKLVAVGLIQGFVVSAVVRGLPEGLLSSAKGCVIPVVILYVLFLIKALGAGDIKLLAVAGSFVGLDIYRVMIYSFLAGGVISIIYLLKEFILSITNRKKLSDRTECSRVGKRRVHFSAAILGGILYYATTL
- a CDS encoding ATP-binding protein translates to MDKIKEIGIKPLAIVVAVLALLAGVLGIANVGVGAIICGVLAAVAAVLIMLAFGGGRAGAANKSDKYKKLFMNLPIGFAQAKIINDPVNGTSYEIVDANEIFGEYFKLDVSDYKDKILKESKIEVLQDINAWFTAYNNSGTKEGDLMDVEITMESLQKVFNTVMYKSEADYINMVVIDVTKQKETEEKLSKAIVDANAAYKTQAEFLANMSHEIRTPINGILGMLQLTLMAEDLQADYRDNLITAKNCADTLLRLINDILDISKLEAGKYKIKEETFDIRTAIEDTVAAQVPIATNKGLQLDCSFGSNIPKLVRGDGQRIQQVLNCLLSNAIKFTSEGSVRVKIASMDDGENKIKIRMAVADTGIGISEANMSKLFIRFSQVDASDTRKYGGSGLGLVITKQIVELMGGNITVQSKEDIGSTFIVEIPLKVIKGADAADEFLQEKEEPAVFSINAHSKARILVAEDEPVNQQVIGKLLGMAGFSYDIAENGQKAVELFKTKIYDAALFDVQMPVMDGIAATQEIREIERKEKRKRLPIIAVTARAMFGDKERILENQLDDYIAKPYNLNDVVDTLNKYIDE